One window of the Salvelinus alpinus chromosome 13, SLU_Salpinus.1, whole genome shotgun sequence genome contains the following:
- the LOC139537831 gene encoding C-terminal-binding protein 2-like isoform X1, with the protein MALMDKHKVKRQRLDRICEGIRPPILNGPMHPRPLVALLDGRDCTVEMPVLKDVATVAFCDAQSTQEIHEKVLNEAVGALMYHTITLSRDDLDKFKGLRIIVRIGSGFDNVDIKAAAELGIAVCNVPATSVEETADTSMCLILNLYRRVTWMHQAMREGTRASSVEQIREVASGAARIRGETLGIIGLGRVGQAVALRAKAFGFSVIFYDPYLPDGVERSLGLQRMATLQDLLIHSDCVSLHCSLNEHNHHLINDFTIKQMRQGAFLVNTARGGLVDEKALAQALKEGRIRGAALDVHETEPFSFSQGPLKDAPNLICTPHTSWYSEQASLEAREEAAREVRRAITGRIPDSLKNCVNKEYLMATPQWPGVDHGAVHSEQNGAAAYRFPTGLVGVTAGGLTGAGAAVEGIVAGNLAMAHGIAPMSRPPHTPSPGQPSKAETDRDMPTDQ; encoded by the exons GCATTCGCCCCCCGATATTGAATGGGCCGATGCACCCGCGCCCCCTAGTGGCACTGTTGGATGGTCGCGACTGCACCGTAGAGATGCCTGTCCTGAAGGACGTGGCCACGGTGGCCTTCTGTGATGCCCAGTCCACCCAGGAGATCCACGAGAAG GTGCTGAATGAAGCAGTGGGCGCCCTGATGTACCACACCATCACTCTCTCGCGGGACGACCTCGACAAGTTCAAGGGCCTGCGGATCATCGTGCGAATAGGTAGTGGCTTCGACAACGTGGACATCAAGGCCGCGGCTGAACTAG GTATAGCTGTGTGTAATGTGCCTGCCACGTCAGTGGAGGAGACAGCGGACACCTCCATGTGTCTGATCCTGAACCTTTACCGCCGCGTCACCTGGATGCACCAGGCTATGAGAGAGGGAACCAGGGCTTCCAGCGTGGAGCAGATCAGGGAGGTGGCCAGCGGCGCTGCCCGCATCCGGGGAGAGACGCTGGGCATCATTGGCCTGG GGCGAGTGGGCCAGGCTGTAGCGCTGCGGGCCAAGGCCTTTGGCTTCAGTGTGATATTCTACGACCCCTACCTGCCAGACGGAGTGGAACGCTCTCTGGGCCTGCAGAGAATGGCCACCCTGCAGGACCTTCTCATCCACTCTGATTGTGTGTCACTGCACTGCAGCCTCAACGAGCACAACCATCACCTCATCAACGACTTCACCATTAAAcag ATGCGCCAGGGGGCATTTTTGGTGAACACGGCACGAGGGGGCCTGGTGGATGAGAAGGCCCTGGCCCAGGCACTGAAAGAGGGAAGGATACGGGGTGCGGCCTTGGACGTACATGAGACGGAGCCCTTCAG CTTCTCTCAGGGCCCACTGAAGGACGCTCCCAATCTGATTTGCACCCCCCACACATCCTGGTACAGTGAGCAGGCGTCCCTTGAAGCTCGGGAGGAGGCAGCTAGAGAAGTGCGCCGGGCCATCACAG GCCGCATCCCTGACAGTCTGAAGAACTGTGTGAACAAGGAGTATCTGATGGCAACACCCCAGTGGCCTGGTGTGGACCATGGGGCCGTGCACTCAGAACAGAACGGAGCTGCAGCTTACAG GTTCCCTACTGGTCTAGTGGGAGTGACAGCAGGAGGCCTGACAGGGGCAGGTGCTGCAGTGGAGGGAATTGTTGCAGGAAACCTGGCTATGGCACATGGGATTGCCCCCATGTCCCGACCCCCCCACACCCCATCGCCGGGGCAACCCTCTAaagcagaaacagacagagacatgccAACGGACCAGTAG
- the LOC139537831 gene encoding C-terminal-binding protein 1-like isoform X2, with protein sequence MQGIRPPILNGPMHPRPLVALLDGRDCTVEMPVLKDVATVAFCDAQSTQEIHEKVLNEAVGALMYHTITLSRDDLDKFKGLRIIVRIGSGFDNVDIKAAAELGIAVCNVPATSVEETADTSMCLILNLYRRVTWMHQAMREGTRASSVEQIREVASGAARIRGETLGIIGLGRVGQAVALRAKAFGFSVIFYDPYLPDGVERSLGLQRMATLQDLLIHSDCVSLHCSLNEHNHHLINDFTIKQMRQGAFLVNTARGGLVDEKALAQALKEGRIRGAALDVHETEPFSFSQGPLKDAPNLICTPHTSWYSEQASLEAREEAAREVRRAITGRIPDSLKNCVNKEYLMATPQWPGVDHGAVHSEQNGAAAYRFPTGLVGVTAGGLTGAGAAVEGIVAGNLAMAHGIAPMSRPPHTPSPGQPSKAETDRDMPTDQ encoded by the exons GCATTCGCCCCCCGATATTGAATGGGCCGATGCACCCGCGCCCCCTAGTGGCACTGTTGGATGGTCGCGACTGCACCGTAGAGATGCCTGTCCTGAAGGACGTGGCCACGGTGGCCTTCTGTGATGCCCAGTCCACCCAGGAGATCCACGAGAAG GTGCTGAATGAAGCAGTGGGCGCCCTGATGTACCACACCATCACTCTCTCGCGGGACGACCTCGACAAGTTCAAGGGCCTGCGGATCATCGTGCGAATAGGTAGTGGCTTCGACAACGTGGACATCAAGGCCGCGGCTGAACTAG GTATAGCTGTGTGTAATGTGCCTGCCACGTCAGTGGAGGAGACAGCGGACACCTCCATGTGTCTGATCCTGAACCTTTACCGCCGCGTCACCTGGATGCACCAGGCTATGAGAGAGGGAACCAGGGCTTCCAGCGTGGAGCAGATCAGGGAGGTGGCCAGCGGCGCTGCCCGCATCCGGGGAGAGACGCTGGGCATCATTGGCCTGG GGCGAGTGGGCCAGGCTGTAGCGCTGCGGGCCAAGGCCTTTGGCTTCAGTGTGATATTCTACGACCCCTACCTGCCAGACGGAGTGGAACGCTCTCTGGGCCTGCAGAGAATGGCCACCCTGCAGGACCTTCTCATCCACTCTGATTGTGTGTCACTGCACTGCAGCCTCAACGAGCACAACCATCACCTCATCAACGACTTCACCATTAAAcag ATGCGCCAGGGGGCATTTTTGGTGAACACGGCACGAGGGGGCCTGGTGGATGAGAAGGCCCTGGCCCAGGCACTGAAAGAGGGAAGGATACGGGGTGCGGCCTTGGACGTACATGAGACGGAGCCCTTCAG CTTCTCTCAGGGCCCACTGAAGGACGCTCCCAATCTGATTTGCACCCCCCACACATCCTGGTACAGTGAGCAGGCGTCCCTTGAAGCTCGGGAGGAGGCAGCTAGAGAAGTGCGCCGGGCCATCACAG GCCGCATCCCTGACAGTCTGAAGAACTGTGTGAACAAGGAGTATCTGATGGCAACACCCCAGTGGCCTGGTGTGGACCATGGGGCCGTGCACTCAGAACAGAACGGAGCTGCAGCTTACAG GTTCCCTACTGGTCTAGTGGGAGTGACAGCAGGAGGCCTGACAGGGGCAGGTGCTGCAGTGGAGGGAATTGTTGCAGGAAACCTGGCTATGGCACATGGGATTGCCCCCATGTCCCGACCCCCCCACACCCCATCGCCGGGGCAACCCTCTAaagcagaaacagacagagacatgccAACGGACCAGTAG